Genomic window (Cyanobacteria bacterium FACHB-DQ100):
TTAAGAACGACTGCTTGCCCATGTACTCCCGTCATCGCTTCCCTGGTGAAATTATTAGCTACTGCGTTTGGCTGTATTACACCTTTCCGTTGAGCTACCGGGACA
Coding sequences:
- a CDS encoding IS6 family transposase — encoded protein: MYSRHRFPGEIISYCVWLYYTFPLSYRD